The following proteins are encoded in a genomic region of Oryza brachyantha chromosome 11, ObraRS2, whole genome shotgun sequence:
- the LOC102711748 gene encoding lysosomal Pro-X carboxypeptidase-like, producing the protein MDACTNPLNLSISFTFEFNSSHHLDRSSPARLDYIDHLALLHHQSLIHHCSCSRCSCSMAPAILTLLLLTLPSLLPSSCHAITGAGGRRRLPPTLPMLRRYSAGPGGGGSAVPPPPPQVQYETRRFTQRLDHFNALPASYATFQQRYLVNGTFWGGRAAPVFVYAGNEGEIELFANNTGLMWETAPRFRAMLVFVEHRYYGDSMPAAAYSNSTTTGYLTTTQALADFAELILSLKANLSAHAAPVVVFGGSYGGMLAAWMRMKYPHIVMGAVASSAPILGFYGLSDPYSFYDVISNDFKSESQHCYDVLRSSWSELDKALATDAGRAQLTHTFNMCKGNVDAIPGLLENALVYVAMTDYPTPSSFLTSLPAYPVRQICRAIDQPTSGNETLARIKEAMAIYYNHTGGLACFGGAGDEDPYGMLAGWNWQACTEMVLTMSYGVSGSSIFPPEPFNFTDVLAGCRAYTGLPPRPYWIEAHFGGFDIVNVLKRSASNIIFFNGLRDPWSAGGVLKSISKSIIALVEPEGGHHVDLRFSTKEDPEWLKKVRRKEMRIIADWLRQYYSEEAIA; encoded by the exons atggatgcatgcactAATCCTCTTAATCTTTCGATCAGTTTCACCTTTGAATTCAATTCATCCCATCATCTCGATCGATCATCTCCAGCTAGATTAGATTATATAGATCACCTTGCTTTGCTGCACCACCAATCTCTCATCCACCATTGCTCTTGCTCtcgctgcagctgcagcatgGCGCCGGCCATTCTCACGCTCCTCCTCTTGACCTTGCCGTCCCTCCTCCCATCATCATGCCACGCGATCACCGGCGCTGGCGGCCGCCGCAGGCTGCCGCCGACGCTGCCGATGCTGCGGCGGTACTCGGcggggccgggcggcggcggcagcgccgtgccgccgccgccgccgcaggtgCAGTACGAGACGCGGCGCTTCACGCAGCGGCTGGACCACTTCAACGCGCTGCCGGCGAGCTACGCCACGTTCCAGCAGAGGTACCTGGTGAACGGCACGTTCTGgggcggccgggcggcgccggtgtTCGTGTACGCCGGCAACGAGGGGGAGATCGAGCTCTTCGCCAACAACACGGGGCTCATGTGGGAGACGGCGCCCCGGTTCCGCGCCATGCTCGTCTTCGTCGAGCACAGGTACTACGGCGACTccatgccggcggcggcgtacagcaactccaccaccaccggatACCTCACCACGACGCAGGCGCTGGCCGACTTCGCCGAGCTCATCCTCAGCCTCAAGGCCAACCTCTCCGCGCACGCCGcgcccgtcgtcgtcttcggcGGCTCCTACGGCGGCA TGTTGGCTGCATGGATGAGGATGAAGTACCCACACATTGTCATGGGCGCCGTCGCATCCTCTGCACCAATTCTTGGCTTCTACGGCCTATCCGATCCATACTCCTTCTACGACGTCATCTCCAATGACTTCAAG AGTGAAAGTCAGCATTGCTACGATGTGCTACGGAGCTCATGGAGTGAGCTGGACAAAGCACTCGCTACCGACGCAGGGAGGGCTCAACTCACCCATACATTTAATATGTGCAA AGGCAACGTGGATGCGATACCTGGATTGCTGGAGAATGCACTTGTCTACGTCGCAATGACGGATTACCCGACGCCATCCTCCTTCCTCACATCCCTCCCTGCCTATCCTGTTAGACAG ATTTGCCGCGCGATCGACCAGCCGACGTCGGGCAACGAGACGCTGGCGCGGATCAAGGAGGCGATGGCGATCTACTACAACCACACCGGCGGGCTGGCTTgcttcggcggcgccggcgacgaggacccCTACGGCATGCTCGCCGGCTGGAACTGGCAGGCCTGCACGGAGATGGTCCTCACCATGAGCTACGGCGTcagcggcagcagcatctTCCCGCCGGAGCCCTTCAACTTCACCGACGTCCTCGCCGGCTGCCGCGCCTACACCGGcctgccgccgcgcccctACTGGATCGAGGCCCACTTCGGCGGCTTC GATATTGTGAATGTTTTGAAGAGATCTGCCAGTAACATCATCTTCTTCAACGGGCTCCGGGATCCATGGAGCGCTGGCGG AGTCCTGAAGAGCATTTCGAAAAGCATCATTGCGCTGGTTGAGCCAGAAG GTGGACACCACGTAGACCTGAGATTCTCCACCAAGGAAGATCCTGAATGGCTCAAGAAAGTCCGGAGGAAGGAGATGAGAATCATAGCAGATTGGCTCAGGCAATACTACAGTGAGGAAGCCATAGCATGA